In the genome of Methanococcoides burtonii DSM 6242, the window GACGAAGTTATAATTCACAAAGTACACAAATGTAGCAATTGTGAAAGATCGCTTGAAGATATAGAAGTTAAAGATCATGAAAAAAGGCAAGTATTTGACATACCTCCCATTAAACTTCAAGTAACAGAACATCGTGCTGAAATCAAGTCCTGTCCTCACTGCGGTTGCAAGAACAAAGCTACTTTTTCAGAAAAGGTTAAACAACCCACGCAATATGGCTTACGTCTTGCATCATTAGCAGTCTACTTACATGATTATCAATTACTTCCTTATGATCGCAGCTGTGAATTGCTAGCTGATGTTTGTGGATGTGAAATAAGTCCCGCTACTTTGGCTAGGGCAGAGAAGACATGTTTTGAAAAACTTGAAGATTTCGAACAGCAGATCAAGAACTTCTTAATAGAATCTCCTGTGATAAATTGTGATGAAACTGGTATGAGGATAGAAGGAAAACGACAGTGGTTACATGTTGCTTCTACAAACAAAATGACATGTTATTATCCTCATCAAAAAAGAGGCTCTGACGCAATGAATGCGATGGGAATCTTACCAAATTTTAATGGTACAGTAGTTCATGATTTCTGGAAATCATATTACAAATATGATTGTGATCATTCGATCTGTAATGCTCATCTATTGCGAGAATTAACAAGTGTAAGCGAGAACGATGATCAATTGTGGTCAAAAGCTATGAATATTCTACTTATTGATGTCAAAAAGTCAGTTGACCAGATCCGAGAAATGTCTGGTTGTATGAAACCAGAGAGAATTAAAGAGTTTGAAGATTGGTACGGCCAGATAATTCATATTGGGATAGAAGAAAATCCTCAACTTCAAGCCAAATCAAAAAATGATATTCTCAGATTTATGCATGATCTAAAAGTTCCATTTGAGAATAATCTTGCAGAAAGGGATGTGAGAATGATGAAAGTACAGCAGAAGATATCAGGTACATTCCGAAGTATGCAAGGAGCATTAATTTTCTCGCGGGTAAGAAGTTACATTTCTACTGTTAAGAAGAATCAAGTTCCTGTGATGGATGCAATTCGAAATGCAATTGCTGGAATGCCATTTATTCCAACAATTGTTTGAGCTTCTAATTTTTTTGTGTAAAGGTTGGTAATACAGGATTGACTATAGGTAGGCTGAATAGTTACCAATTTCTTTTGATATTTTGTGGTTTATATCTCGCATAAGACGTTTTTCTTTACCGGAAATGTATTTGAGTATACGCTTTG includes:
- a CDS encoding IS66-like element ISMbu12 family transposase, with the translated sequence MNTKRKEILAVYEQGPEAVVTLVTTLYDIIAEQQKIIELQAARITELEERVKKLEEQLKKNSRNSSKPPSTDVFINEKPKTKSRRKKSGKKPGGQKDHPGTTLRMVDVPDEVIIHKVHKCSNCERSLEDIEVKDHEKRQVFDIPPIKLQVTEHRAEIKSCPHCGCKNKATFSEKVKQPTQYGLRLASLAVYLHDYQLLPYDRSCELLADVCGCEISPATLARAEKTCFEKLEDFEQQIKNFLIESPVINCDETGMRIEGKRQWLHVASTNKMTCYYPHQKRGSDAMNAMGILPNFNGTVVHDFWKSYYKYDCDHSICNAHLLRELTSVSENDDQLWSKAMNILLIDVKKSVDQIREMSGCMKPERIKEFEDWYGQIIHIGIEENPQLQAKSKNDILRFMHDLKVPFENNLAERDVRMMKVQQKISGTFRSMQGALIFSRVRSYISTVKKNQVPVMDAIRNAIAGMPFIPTIV